A genomic window from Bradyrhizobium lupini includes:
- a CDS encoding sulfate ABC transporter substrate-binding protein: MEMDMMRRIVPLAAGLLVTGLLASAALAADITLLNVSYDPTRELYVEFNKAFASAYQKETGKSVEIKQSHGGSGSQARAVIDGLQADVVTLALAYDIDAIAGKGLTTADWQKRLPQNSSPYTSTIVFLVRKGNPKAIKDWDDLLKLGVAVITPNPKTSGGARWNYLAAWGFAQKKYGSADKAKDFIGKLYQQVPVLDTGARGATVTFVERGVGDVLLAWENEAYLALKEFGPEKFEIVAPPLSILAEPPVTIVDKVADKKGTRSVADAYLQYWYTKEGQEIAARNFYRPRDPEIAKKHENSFAKVELFTIDELFGGWTKAQREHFADGGVFDQIYKN, from the coding sequence ATGGAGATGGACATGATGCGTCGTATCGTTCCGCTCGCGGCAGGACTGCTCGTGACAGGCTTGTTGGCAAGCGCGGCTCTTGCCGCTGACATCACTCTGCTGAACGTCTCGTACGATCCGACGCGCGAGCTCTATGTCGAGTTCAACAAGGCCTTCGCGAGTGCCTATCAGAAGGAAACCGGCAAGAGCGTCGAGATCAAGCAGTCGCATGGGGGCAGCGGTTCGCAGGCGCGCGCCGTGATCGACGGATTGCAGGCCGACGTGGTGACGCTTGCGCTCGCCTACGACATCGACGCCATCGCGGGCAAAGGCCTCACGACGGCCGACTGGCAGAAACGGTTGCCGCAAAACTCGTCGCCCTATACCTCGACCATTGTGTTCCTGGTCCGCAAGGGCAATCCCAAGGCCATTAAGGACTGGGACGATCTGCTCAAGCTCGGCGTCGCCGTGATCACGCCGAACCCGAAGACGTCAGGCGGCGCGCGCTGGAATTATCTGGCCGCCTGGGGCTTTGCGCAGAAGAAATACGGCTCGGCGGACAAGGCCAAGGATTTCATCGGAAAGCTCTATCAGCAGGTGCCGGTGCTCGACACCGGTGCGCGCGGCGCGACCGTGACCTTCGTCGAGCGCGGCGTCGGCGACGTGCTGCTCGCCTGGGAAAACGAGGCGTACCTGGCGCTCAAGGAATTCGGTCCGGAGAAATTCGAGATCGTGGCGCCGCCGCTCTCGATCTTGGCGGAACCGCCGGTGACGATCGTCGATAAGGTTGCCGATAAAAAAGGCACCCGTAGTGTCGCCGATGCCTACCTGCAATATTGGTACACCAAGGAAGGTCAGGAAATCGCGGCGCGCAACTTCTATCGTCCGCGCGATCCCGAGATCGCCAAAAAACATGAAAACTCCTTCGCGAAGGTCGAGCTGTTCACGATCGACGAACTTTTCGGCGGCTGGACCAAGGCGCAGAGGGAACATTTTGCCGACGGCGGCGTCTTCGATCAGATCTACAAGAACTGA
- the cysW gene encoding sulfate ABC transporter permease subunit CysW, producing MTMQIADSVPLPASDAKARAYAAAARNNLRTEPRAVRIVIIALAMTFLSVFVVLPLVVVFAQAFSKGIGAYFAALTDPEALSAIKLTLLVAAISVGLNLVFGLVAAWAIAKFEFSGKTFLITLIDLPFSVSPVISGLVFVLLFGAQGYFGGWLRDHDIQILFAVPGIALATTFVTFPFVARALIPLMQEQGTQEEEAAISLGASGLQTFFRVTLPNIKWGVLYGVLLCNARAMGEFGAVSVVSGHIRGETNTMPLLVEILYNEYQFVAAFAIASLLAMLALITLVAKTVLENHLDEGHDASEH from the coding sequence ATGACGATGCAGATCGCAGATTCCGTCCCACTCCCGGCCTCCGACGCCAAGGCACGCGCGTACGCAGCCGCCGCGCGGAACAACCTTCGCACCGAACCGCGCGCGGTCCGCATCGTCATCATCGCGCTGGCGATGACCTTTCTATCAGTCTTCGTCGTGTTGCCGCTGGTCGTGGTGTTCGCGCAGGCCTTCTCGAAGGGAATTGGCGCTTATTTCGCCGCGCTGACCGACCCGGAGGCGCTGTCCGCGATCAAGTTGACGCTGTTGGTTGCTGCAATTTCCGTCGGCCTCAATCTCGTCTTCGGCCTGGTCGCGGCTTGGGCGATTGCAAAATTCGAATTCTCGGGCAAGACCTTCCTGATCACGCTGATCGATTTGCCGTTCTCGGTCAGCCCGGTGATTTCGGGCCTCGTCTTCGTGCTGCTGTTCGGCGCGCAGGGCTATTTCGGCGGCTGGCTGCGCGATCACGACATCCAGATCCTGTTCGCGGTGCCGGGCATCGCGCTTGCGACCACCTTCGTGACCTTCCCCTTCGTGGCGCGGGCGTTGATCCCGCTGATGCAGGAGCAGGGCACGCAGGAGGAGGAGGCCGCGATCTCGCTCGGCGCCTCGGGCCTGCAGACCTTCTTCCGCGTCACGCTGCCCAATATCAAATGGGGCGTGCTGTACGGCGTCCTGCTCTGCAACGCGCGCGCGATGGGCGAGTTTGGCGCGGTCTCCGTCGTTTCCGGCCATATCCGCGGCGAGACCAACACGATGCCGCTCCTGGTCGAGATTCTCTACAATGAATATCAGTTCGTCGCGGCGTTCGCGATCGCCTCGCTGCTCGCGATGCTGGCGCTGATCACGCTGGTCGCGAAAACCGTTCTCGAAAATCATCTCGACGAAGGACATGACGCAAGTGAGCATTGA
- a CDS encoding DUF934 domain-containing protein, which produces MPLVNGGKIADDSFVKLAVDTPLPEGGDILVPAERFVGEADALLKRTGKVGVIWPNNRDIAELVPYLGKIAVVALVFPTFRDGRAYSQARLLRERYNYRGELRATGQILRDQFVFMLRAGFDSFDVKKQADAEAFMQTAKRYSVFYQPTGDGRITALHRRMQLRHSEGVGT; this is translated from the coding sequence ATGCCACTCGTTAACGGCGGAAAGATCGCCGACGACAGCTTCGTCAAGCTCGCCGTCGACACGCCGCTGCCCGAGGGCGGCGACATTCTGGTGCCGGCCGAGCGTTTCGTCGGCGAGGCGGATGCGTTGCTCAAGCGGACCGGCAAGGTCGGTGTGATCTGGCCGAACAATCGCGACATCGCCGAGCTGGTGCCCTATCTCGGCAAGATTGCCGTCGTCGCGCTGGTGTTCCCAACCTTCCGCGACGGACGCGCCTACAGCCAGGCGCGGCTGCTGCGCGAGCGTTACAATTACCGCGGCGAGTTGCGTGCGACGGGCCAGATCCTGCGGGACCAGTTCGTGTTCATGCTGCGCGCTGGCTTCGATTCCTTCGACGTCAAGAAGCAGGCCGACGCGGAAGCGTTCATGCAGACCGCGAAGCGCTATTCGGTCTTCTACCAGCCCACCGGCGATGGCCGCATCACGGCGCTGCACCGGCGCATGCAGCTGCGTCATTCCGAGGGTGTCGGCACGTGA
- a CDS encoding DUF3734 domain-containing protein — protein MTDHSPEVATIPANAQRVLVLQGGGALGSYQAGAYQSLCHAGFEPEWVAGISIGAINAAIIAGNEGQTRVKRLKEFWEMVSAPVPWKPIGKSDHSRELFNSTSAALIATFGVPGFFTPRIPPAPLWPPGSPQAESYYDTAPLKKTLERLVDFDRINDLKTRLSVGAVGVTSGNFKYFDNFEFRKLGKKIGPEHIMASGALPPGFPSIVIDGEHYWDGGIASNTPLDYVLDAETDRDLLIFQIDLFSARGDLPTSLLEATEREKDIRFSSRTRMNTDKNKQVHNARRAVRDLISKLPDYLKNDPSVEFLAKVSRESTVTVVHLIYRSKNYESSSKDYDFSHVAMVEHWEAGVRDVHLSMRHKDWLERPQSGETMVTYDLTGDVTAPPPRRSE, from the coding sequence ATGACCGATCATAGTCCAGAAGTCGCAACAATCCCCGCAAACGCGCAACGTGTCCTGGTCCTCCAGGGCGGCGGCGCGCTCGGCTCCTATCAGGCCGGCGCCTATCAATCGCTCTGCCATGCCGGCTTCGAGCCGGAATGGGTCGCCGGCATCTCGATCGGCGCGATCAACGCCGCGATCATCGCCGGCAATGAAGGGCAGACGCGCGTCAAGCGGCTCAAGGAATTCTGGGAGATGGTCTCCGCGCCGGTGCCGTGGAAGCCGATCGGCAAGAGCGACCACAGCCGCGAACTGTTCAACTCGACCAGCGCCGCATTGATCGCGACCTTCGGCGTGCCCGGCTTCTTCACGCCGCGCATCCCGCCGGCGCCGCTCTGGCCGCCCGGCAGCCCGCAGGCCGAGAGCTATTACGACACCGCCCCGCTGAAGAAGACGCTGGAGCGTCTGGTCGATTTCGACCGCATCAACGATCTGAAGACGCGGCTGTCGGTCGGTGCGGTCGGCGTTACCTCCGGCAACTTCAAATATTTCGACAATTTCGAGTTCAGGAAGCTCGGCAAGAAAATCGGACCCGAGCACATCATGGCCTCCGGCGCGCTGCCGCCCGGCTTTCCGTCCATCGTGATCGACGGCGAGCATTATTGGGACGGCGGCATTGCCTCCAACACGCCGCTCGACTACGTGCTGGACGCCGAGACCGACCGCGATCTCCTGATCTTCCAGATCGACCTGTTCAGCGCCCGCGGCGATCTGCCGACCTCGCTACTCGAGGCGACCGAGCGCGAGAAGGACATCCGCTTCTCGAGCCGCACGCGGATGAACACCGACAAGAACAAGCAGGTGCACAACGCCCGCAGGGCCGTGCGCGACCTGATTTCCAAATTGCCCGATTATCTCAAGAACGACCCTTCCGTGGAATTCCTTGCCAAGGTATCGCGCGAAAGCACCGTGACTGTGGTGCACCTGATCTACCGCAGCAAGAACTACGAATCCTCGTCCAAGGATTACGATTTCTCGCATGTCGCCATGGTCGAGCATTGGGAAGCCGGCGTGCGTGACGTGCATCTGTCGATGCGCCACAAGGATTGGCTCGAGCGGCCGCAATCCGGCGAGACCATGGTGACCTACGATCTCACGGGGGACGTCACTGCGCCCCCGCCAAGAAGGAGCGAATAA
- a CDS encoding CAP domain-containing protein, whose amino-acid sequence MRVAAAISILLLLAGCAGNEAPVQQPSMYADMAVPGAKLDAQAAAIMISQYRQNNGLGTVVIDPELMRLAESQSQAMAAANKMDHDVRAPLAKRLSAGGYPATVAVENVSAGYHTLAEAFSGWRDSPPHRANMLKSGVTKLGIAAGYAPGTKYKVFWTMILASTDAR is encoded by the coding sequence ATGCGCGTCGCGGCCGCGATATCAATCCTTTTGCTGCTTGCCGGCTGCGCCGGCAACGAAGCACCGGTCCAGCAGCCCTCAATGTATGCCGATATGGCTGTCCCGGGCGCAAAGCTCGACGCGCAGGCCGCAGCGATCATGATCTCGCAATACCGCCAGAACAACGGGCTCGGCACCGTCGTGATCGACCCCGAACTGATGCGGCTTGCCGAATCCCAATCGCAGGCGATGGCGGCGGCCAACAAGATGGACCATGACGTCCGCGCGCCGCTGGCCAAGCGCCTCAGCGCCGGCGGCTATCCGGCGACCGTTGCGGTCGAGAACGTCTCGGCCGGCTATCATACGCTGGCGGAAGCGTTTTCCGGCTGGCGCGACTCGCCCCCGCACCGCGCCAACATGCTCAAGAGCGGTGTCACAAAATTAGGCATCGCGGCGGGCTATGCTCCCGGCACCAAATACAAGGTGTTCTGGACCATGATCCTGGCCTCGACGGACGCCCGATAA
- a CDS encoding 3-hydroxybutyrate dehydrogenase, with translation MGSLSGKNAVVTGSTSGIGLAYARAFAAAGANVVINGFGSPEDIEKERAKIESDFGVKAVYSPADMTKPAEIAGMVALGEKSFGSVDILVNNAGIQFVSPIEEFPLEKWDQIIAINLSSAFHAIRAAVPGMKKKGWGRIINTASAHSLVASPFKSAYVSAKHGIAGLTKTVALEVATSKITCNCISPGYVWTPLVEKQIPDTMKARNLTRDQVINDVLLDAQPTKEFVTSEQVAALALFLCGDDAAQITGTNLSIDGGWTAE, from the coding sequence ATGGGTAGTCTGTCAGGCAAGAACGCCGTCGTGACCGGGTCGACCAGCGGCATCGGACTTGCCTATGCGCGCGCCTTCGCCGCCGCCGGCGCCAATGTCGTCATCAACGGGTTCGGCTCGCCGGAGGACATCGAGAAGGAGCGCGCCAAGATCGAGTCCGATTTCGGCGTGAAGGCGGTCTATTCGCCGGCCGACATGACCAAGCCGGCCGAGATCGCCGGGATGGTCGCGCTCGGCGAGAAGAGCTTTGGTTCGGTCGATATTCTCGTCAACAATGCGGGCATCCAGTTCGTCTCGCCGATCGAGGAATTCCCGCTGGAGAAATGGGATCAGATCATCGCGATCAACCTGTCCTCGGCGTTCCATGCCATTCGCGCCGCCGTCCCGGGCATGAAGAAGAAGGGCTGGGGCCGCATCATCAATACCGCTTCCGCGCATTCGCTGGTCGCCTCGCCCTTCAAGTCGGCCTATGTCTCGGCCAAGCACGGCATCGCCGGCCTGACCAAGACCGTGGCGCTCGAGGTCGCGACCAGCAAGATCACCTGCAACTGCATCAGCCCCGGCTATGTCTGGACGCCGCTGGTGGAGAAGCAGATCCCCGACACCATGAAGGCCCGTAACCTCACGCGCGACCAGGTCATCAACGACGTGCTGCTCGACGCGCAGCCGACCAAGGAGTTCGTCACCTCCGAGCAGGTCGCAGCCCTCGCGCTGTTCCTGTGCGGCGACGATGCCGCGCAGATCACCGGCACGAATCTGTCGATCGACGGCGGCTGGACCGCGGAGTAG
- a CDS encoding nitrite/sulfite reductase, protein MYAYDEIDRTLVNERVSEFRDQVKRRLSGELTEDEFKILRLQNGVYLQLHAYMFRVAIPYGTLASNQLRALAHVARKYDRGYGHFTTRQNIQFNWIKLAELPDALADLAEVGIHAMQTSGNNMRNVTSDQWAGVAPGEIEDPRIWSELIRQHTTLHPEFSFLPRKFKIAITASDHDRAAIKIHDIGLKLIKNEKGETGFEVLVGGGLGRTPFIGKTIKHFVHGRDILSYIEAILRVYNQYGRRDNIYKARIKILVHELGIEKFSREVEEEWQHIRNSSLQIDDEVVEDIRSRFTYPAYEKLPHMPDELRQAAADPDFEAWRKNSVAPHKAQGYSIVTISLKPIGAPPGDATAEQMDALADLADEYSFGEIRVGHEQNLALPHVAKRDLPALWKALDKLGLATPNVNLITDIIACPGLDYCSLANARSIPIAQELTRRFANHELANLIGRLHINISGCINACGHHHVGHIGILGVEKNGEEVYQITIGGRADESAALGNLIGPGVKFDEVADVVEDIVEAYLALRERPEELFMDTVKRLGVEPFKERVYATR, encoded by the coding sequence ATGTATGCTTACGATGAAATCGACCGCACGCTCGTGAACGAGCGCGTCTCGGAATTCCGCGACCAGGTGAAGCGCCGCCTCTCTGGCGAGCTCACCGAGGACGAGTTCAAGATCCTGCGGCTGCAGAACGGCGTCTATCTGCAACTGCACGCCTACATGTTCCGCGTCGCTATCCCCTACGGGACGCTGGCGTCGAACCAGCTGCGGGCGCTCGCCCACGTCGCGCGCAAATACGACCGTGGCTACGGCCATTTCACGACGCGGCAGAACATCCAGTTCAACTGGATCAAGCTCGCCGAATTGCCGGATGCGCTGGCCGATCTCGCCGAGGTCGGCATCCATGCGATGCAGACCTCCGGCAACAACATGCGCAACGTCACCTCGGATCAGTGGGCCGGCGTCGCGCCCGGAGAGATCGAGGATCCCCGCATCTGGTCGGAGCTGATCCGCCAGCACACCACGTTGCATCCGGAATTCTCGTTCCTGCCGCGCAAGTTCAAGATCGCGATCACCGCGTCGGACCACGACCGGGCCGCGATCAAGATCCACGACATCGGGCTGAAGCTGATCAAGAACGAGAAGGGCGAGACCGGCTTTGAGGTGCTGGTCGGTGGCGGGCTCGGACGCACGCCGTTCATCGGCAAGACCATCAAGCATTTCGTCCACGGCCGCGACATTCTCAGCTACATCGAGGCGATTCTGCGCGTCTACAACCAGTACGGCCGCCGCGACAACATCTACAAGGCGCGCATCAAGATCCTGGTGCACGAGCTCGGCATCGAGAAGTTCTCGCGCGAGGTCGAGGAGGAGTGGCAGCACATCCGCAACTCCTCGCTCCAGATCGACGACGAGGTGGTCGAGGACATCCGCTCGCGCTTCACCTATCCTGCCTACGAGAAGCTGCCGCACATGCCGGACGAGCTGCGCCAGGCCGCGGCCGATCCCGATTTCGAGGCATGGCGCAAGAACTCGGTGGCCCCGCACAAGGCCCAGGGCTATTCCATCGTCACGATCTCGCTGAAGCCGATCGGCGCGCCTCCGGGCGATGCCACCGCCGAGCAGATGGATGCGCTCGCCGATCTCGCCGACGAATACTCCTTCGGTGAGATCCGCGTCGGCCACGAGCAGAACCTCGCTTTGCCGCATGTCGCCAAGCGTGACTTGCCGGCGCTGTGGAAGGCGCTCGACAAGCTCGGGCTGGCGACGCCGAACGTCAATCTGATCACTGACATCATCGCCTGCCCGGGTCTCGACTATTGCTCGCTGGCCAATGCGCGCTCGATCCCGATCGCGCAGGAACTGACGCGGCGCTTCGCCAATCATGAGCTGGCCAATCTGATCGGCCGGTTGCACATCAACATCTCCGGCTGCATCAACGCCTGCGGCCATCACCATGTCGGTCATATCGGCATTCTCGGCGTCGAGAAGAACGGCGAGGAGGTCTACCAGATCACCATCGGCGGGCGCGCCGACGAGAGTGCCGCACTCGGCAATCTGATCGGCCCCGGCGTCAAGTTCGACGAGGTCGCCGACGTCGTCGAGGACATCGTGGAAGCCTATCTGGCGCTGCGCGAGCGGCCCGAAGAGCTGTTCATGGACACCGTAAAACGCCTCGGCGTCGAACCCTTCAAGGAGCGCGTTTATGCCACTCGTTAA
- the cysT gene encoding sulfate ABC transporter permease subunit CysT: MGLTLSWLSIIILIPLAGLFLKSLELSPEQFWNILSSRRTLNALRVSFGLAFAAACVNLVMGSIIVWALVRYRFPGRRLFDAIVDVPFALPTAVAGVALTALFAEKGWLGAPLAAAGIKVAFTPVGIFVAMIFIGIPFVVRTVQPVLQDLDPEIEEAAGSLGASRWQTIIRVILPSLGPALLTGLALAFARAVGEYGSVIFIAGNLPNVSEIAPLLIVIRLSEFRYADATAIAVVMLVVSFVIIFAVNRLQRWAQSRIPVR; the protein is encoded by the coding sequence ATGGGGCTGACGCTATCCTGGCTGTCGATCATCATCCTGATTCCGCTCGCTGGCCTGTTCCTGAAATCGCTCGAGCTGAGTCCCGAGCAGTTTTGGAACATCCTCTCCAGCCGCCGCACCCTGAATGCGTTGCGCGTGTCCTTCGGACTCGCCTTCGCAGCCGCCTGCGTCAATCTGGTGATGGGCAGCATCATCGTCTGGGCGCTGGTGCGCTACCGCTTCCCCGGTCGGCGGCTGTTCGATGCCATCGTCGACGTGCCGTTCGCGCTACCTACGGCGGTTGCCGGCGTCGCGCTGACCGCGTTGTTCGCCGAGAAGGGCTGGCTCGGCGCGCCGCTTGCGGCGGCCGGCATCAAGGTGGCGTTCACGCCGGTCGGCATCTTCGTCGCCATGATCTTCATCGGTATCCCGTTCGTGGTGCGCACGGTGCAGCCGGTGCTCCAGGATCTCGACCCAGAGATCGAGGAGGCCGCGGGCAGCCTTGGCGCGAGCCGCTGGCAGACCATCATTCGCGTGATCCTGCCCTCGCTCGGTCCGGCGCTGCTCACCGGACTCGCGCTCGCCTTCGCGCGTGCGGTCGGCGAATACGGCTCGGTGATCTTCATCGCCGGCAATCTGCCCAACGTCTCCGAGATCGCGCCGCTGCTGATCGTGATCCGGCTCTCCGAATTCCGCTATGCCGATGCGACCGCCATCGCGGTTGTCATGCTGGTCGTGTCCTTCGTCATTATCTTCGCGGTCAACCGGCTCCAGCGCTGGGCGCAGAGCCGGATTCCGGTGCGGTGA
- a CDS encoding phosphoadenylyl-sulfate reductase, producing the protein MNAIASPISAISASALPSAEDLDRALRDASPAEIIAAALKTVGRDKLALVSSFGTESATLLKVMADVDPAIPVIFLDPGWLFEETLAYRDTLIATLGLKDVRSIKPAEETLSREDPDRDLWFSDPDACCRIRKVEPLARALKPFDAWLNGRKRFQGNSRADIPVVEDDGTRLKFNPFANVSREELEAIFARAKLPRHPLVASGFLSVGCMPCTSRTAEGEDERAGRWRGRAKTECGIHTMKTS; encoded by the coding sequence GTGAACGCAATCGCGTCTCCAATTTCGGCAATCTCCGCCTCGGCGCTGCCCTCGGCGGAGGACCTCGATCGCGCCTTGCGCGATGCCTCGCCCGCCGAAATCATCGCCGCTGCGCTGAAGACGGTCGGGCGCGACAAGCTTGCGCTGGTGTCGTCCTTCGGTACGGAATCGGCGACGCTGCTCAAGGTGATGGCGGATGTCGATCCGGCGATCCCGGTGATCTTCCTCGACCCCGGCTGGCTGTTCGAGGAGACGCTGGCCTATCGTGATACGCTGATCGCGACGCTGGGCCTGAAGGACGTCCGCTCGATCAAGCCTGCCGAGGAGACGCTGTCGCGCGAAGATCCCGACCGCGACCTCTGGTTTTCCGATCCCGACGCTTGCTGCCGTATCCGCAAGGTCGAGCCGCTGGCGCGGGCGCTGAAACCGTTCGATGCATGGCTCAACGGCCGCAAGCGCTTCCAGGGCAACTCGCGCGCCGACATCCCGGTGGTCGAGGACGACGGTACGCGGTTGAAGTTCAATCCCTTCGCCAATGTCTCGCGTGAGGAACTCGAGGCGATTTTCGCCCGCGCCAAATTGCCGCGTCATCCCCTGGTCGCGTCGGGATTTCTATCGGTTGGGTGTATGCCTTGCACGAGCAGAACGGCCGAAGGCGAGGATGAGCGTGCCGGTCGCTGGCGTGGCCGGGCCAAGACGGAATGCGGCATCCACACGATGAAGACTTCATAG
- a CDS encoding DUF2849 domain-containing protein gives MTSPLEQKKIKIAGPSVVTANRTWDGIVVYRTAAKSWSADLSEAAIVRNSDEAKALLAESVADDVGAIGPYIAPVQVGADGKVEPGNLREQIRRTGVTIGQPVQV, from the coding sequence ATGACCTCCCCGCTTGAACAGAAGAAGATCAAGATCGCCGGCCCCTCCGTCGTGACCGCCAACCGCACTTGGGACGGCATCGTGGTTTACCGCACCGCCGCCAAGAGCTGGTCCGCGGACCTGTCGGAAGCCGCGATCGTGCGCAACTCCGACGAGGCGAAGGCGTTGCTTGCGGAATCCGTTGCCGATGACGTCGGCGCGATCGGCCCCTATATCGCGCCGGTACAGGTCGGTGCGGACGGCAAGGTCGAACCCGGCAATCTGCGCGAACAGATCCGCCGCACCGGCGTGACCATCGGACAGCCGGTTCAGGTTTAA
- a CDS encoding sulfate/molybdate ABC transporter ATP-binding protein: MSIEVRNLVKKFGSFKALDGVDLKVNDGELLALLGPSGSGKTTLLRIIAGLDWPDSGEVSFNGEDALAQGARERHVGFVFQHYALFRHMTVFENVAFGLRVQPRAIRKDEATIRARVKELLDLVQLDWLADRYPSQLSGGQRQRIALARALAIEPRILLLDEPFGALDAKVRKELRKWLRSLHHEINVTSIFVTHDQEEALEVANRVVVMDKGKIEQIGSPDDVYESPATAFVHSFIGESIELPVLIADGVIRLGDRPLQLAADGLAPGASRLFVRRHDMLVGPPGSGAFEGAVQHVRNFGPVQRAEVALSGGETIEIDAPRDRELRAGDTIGLEPRRYRIFGGA, translated from the coding sequence GTGAGCATTGAAGTCAGGAATCTCGTCAAGAAGTTCGGCAGCTTCAAAGCTCTCGACGGCGTCGACCTCAAGGTCAATGACGGCGAGCTGCTCGCGCTGCTCGGTCCGTCTGGCTCCGGCAAGACCACGCTGCTGCGGATCATCGCGGGGCTGGACTGGCCCGATTCCGGGGAGGTATCTTTCAACGGCGAGGACGCGCTGGCGCAGGGCGCGCGCGAGCGGCACGTCGGATTCGTATTCCAGCACTACGCGCTGTTCCGCCACATGACGGTGTTCGAGAACGTCGCCTTTGGCCTCCGCGTGCAGCCGCGCGCGATCCGCAAGGACGAAGCGACCATCCGTGCGCGCGTCAAGGAGCTACTCGATCTCGTGCAGCTCGATTGGCTCGCCGACCGCTACCCGAGCCAGCTCTCCGGCGGCCAGCGCCAGCGCATCGCGCTGGCCCGCGCGCTCGCGATCGAGCCACGTATCCTGCTGCTCGACGAACCCTTCGGTGCGCTTGATGCCAAGGTGCGCAAGGAGCTGCGTAAATGGCTGCGCTCGCTGCACCACGAGATCAACGTCACCTCGATCTTCGTCACCCATGACCAGGAGGAGGCGCTCGAAGTCGCCAACCGCGTCGTGGTGATGGACAAGGGCAAGATCGAGCAGATCGGCTCGCCCGATGACGTCTATGAGAGCCCGGCGACCGCCTTCGTCCACAGCTTCATCGGCGAATCCATCGAGCTTCCGGTCCTGATCGCCGACGGCGTCATCAGGCTCGGCGACCGGCCGCTTCAGCTCGCGGCAGACGGGCTTGCGCCTGGCGCGTCAAGACTGTTCGTGCGGCGGCACGACATGCTCGTTGGCCCGCCCGGCAGCGGTGCCTTCGAGGGCGCCGTGCAGCACGTCCGGAATTTCGGTCCCGTGCAGCGGGCCGAGGTGGCATTATCAGGTGGAGAGACCATCGAGATCGACGCTCCGCGGGACAGGGAACTGCGCGCCGGCGACACGATCGGCCTGGAGCCCCGCCGCTACCGGATATTTGGGGGCGCCTGA